The DNA sequence ttcatattcatattcaaTGACTCTTTAATGAGatcaaaaattttaagatcGCCAATATTTCATATTCCGTGAACTAAATgactcttttttaaaataaaaatttttaaaactgtaACATCAAAATCCATgtcaaaaaaattgattttaaggCTAGTGACCTCAAAAACACCATATCCCATCTTATGGATCATAATCAATAATTGGTGTCACTCCCAAGccctttttatcatcttccatGAGGAAAAGTGGTAACTTTATCCattatccaaacaaaaaaactattgttattGATACCAGcttgataaatatttaattattaaaataaatatatttaataaaaaattttttaaaaaaaaataattattttaatcatatatatatattatattatatttttaaaaaaatattaattaagtcacATTTTTgtgactaaaaaaaaatacaaaaactttcacccaaaaaaaaaatctctgaattttaatatatatatatatatataacaacctACATAAATTCATACTTTTTATATCCGCCATTCAGTTCAACATGAGAGACTCACACAAAGACACCATGTGTTATAAAAGCCCTACAAATCCTACACCTTCTCATCTCTCcctctataaaaaaaacatcccTACACCTCCCACCATCCCTCCAAACCAAACAACCCTACAAACTCCAACAATCTCCAAACTCCAAACTCCATCCCTAACCATGCAATCCCTCAACCTCTTCTCATGCAACAACACCCATCATCACAGCTCCACCAAAGAAACCCATCCCTATGGAAATCCCCAAACTACCCTCAAAACTATCACCATCTTCAACCCCTTCCCAAACCCTTACTACCCTAAACCCCATACAAACCCTAATAGCAACAACCCTTAACTCCATTGAAACCAACCTCATTATCCCTCTTGAAACAAAGAAACCTCTCCCTAAAACCATCAACCCAAACGTCCAAATCTCCGGCAACTATGCTCCGGTGGCGGAATTCCCTCTCCGGCGTGGCCTTCATGTCACCGGCACCATCCCTGACCACCTTCATGGTTTGTACGTGAGAAACGGAGCTAACCCCATACTACCACCTTCCTCCGGCCACCACCTCTTCGACGGCGACGGCATGATCCACTCCGTCGTCCTCTCCGGCGAGAAACAAGCATGCTATGCATGCAGGCTCACTAGAACCAacaaactcaaacaagaacttaATTATGGCCGGCCATTGTTCCCTAAACCTATAGGTGAGCTTCATGGCCATTCAGGGATTGCAAGGTTTCTCTTGTTCTCCCTCCGCGCCGCCGCCGGCATCGTCGACGTCTCCGGCGGCTCCGGCGTCGCCAACGCCGGCCTTATCTACTTCTCTGGGAGGTTACTAGCCATGTCTGAAGATGACCTCCCTTATCACGTTAAGATCACATCTGATGGTGATCTCGAGACCATCGGACGGTTCAGCTTCTCCGGCCAACTCTCATCTCCGATGATCGCTCACCCTAAGATTGACCCCATCTCCGGCGAGCTTTTCTCTCTTAGTTACCAACTTTTAAACAAACCTTACTTGAAGTACTTCTACGTGGACCCCATCTCCGGCGAGAAGTCACCGGACGTGGCTATAACTCTCCGGCAACCGACGATGATCCATGACTTTGCTATAACTGAGAACTTTGTTGTGATTCCTGACCAGCAAATTGTGTTTGATGTTAAGAGGATGGTGCATGGGAAGTCTCCGGTGAGGGTTGACTCTGGGAAAAAGTCAAAGCTTGGAGTCATGCCAAAGTATGACAAAGATGAGAAGAGGATTAAGTGGTTTACAATCCcggattgtttttgttttcattattggAATGCATGGGAGGAGATCGCCGGCGACGGCGACGGTGACGGTGACGGTGAGTGCACTGTGGTGGTTGTTGGGTCTTGCATGTCGCCGCCGGACAGTGTGTtcaatgaagatgatgatgttgagcTTAAGTGTGAGTTGATGGAGTTcaggtttgtgttttttttatttatttatttattatgttttaattatatatatatatatatatatatatattatgctgGTTTTTTAGGTAGAAGGTGTAGGCgagaaaattttaattggtaatttttgaaaagttaaattatttatttatttatttatttatttaattggttgGCTTTTTGCATATAGAACCCTAAAATC is a window from the Dioscorea cayenensis subsp. rotundata cultivar TDr96_F1 chromosome 2, TDr96_F1_v2_PseudoChromosome.rev07_lg8_w22 25.fasta, whole genome shotgun sequence genome containing:
- the LOC120270873 gene encoding 9-cis-epoxycarotenoid dioxygenase NCED3, chloroplastic-like yields the protein MEIPKLPSKLSPSSTPSQTLTTLNPIQTLIATTLNSIETNLIIPLETKKPLPKTINPNVQISGNYAPVAEFPLRRGLHVTGTIPDHLHGLYVRNGANPILPPSSGHHLFDGDGMIHSVVLSGEKQACYACRLTRTNKLKQELNYGRPLFPKPIGELHGHSGIARFLLFSLRAAAGIVDVSGGSGVANAGLIYFSGRLLAMSEDDLPYHVKITSDGDLETIGRFSFSGQLSSPMIAHPKIDPISGELFSLSYQLLNKPYLKYFYVDPISGEKSPDVAITLRQPTMIHDFAITENFVVIPDQQIVFDVKRMVHGKSPVRVDSGKKSKLGVMPKYDKDEKRIKWFTIPDCFCFHYWNAWEEIAGDGDGDGDGECTVVVVGSCMSPPDSVFNEDDDVELKCELMEFRMNMRTGETKTRVIIKGVNLEVGQVNKEKLGRKTRYIYMAVAEPWPKCSGIAKVDIESGEMKKFEYGEKKYGGEPTFVPVKGGEEDEGYVMSFVHDEVSGTSELVVLTAAELDMVATVSLPARVPYGFHGTFVGFNELSEQKAT